A stretch of Sphingorhabdus sp. YGSMI21 DNA encodes these proteins:
- a CDS encoding urea carboxylase-associated family protein, with product MPLSRSAQPVSSFRIAPRSGVAFRLRKGEFLDVIDPEGGQVSDLLAFNGEDVREVISNGRTFDYEETIQLTQGNCLWSNRSRRMLTIVEDTVGSHDFLLTPCSEDTFRHFYPDKPVHRGCFGNLAEALAPFGVERDAIPCAFNVFMNVPVEQATGKLAVLPPTSKPGDRLRLQAEMDLVIGLTACSAYASNGGTFKPIDYRVVAEGV from the coding sequence ATGCCCCTTTCACGATCGGCGCAGCCTGTGAGCAGCTTTCGCATAGCGCCGCGCTCCGGAGTCGCATTCCGTCTGCGGAAAGGCGAATTTCTTGATGTGATCGATCCGGAGGGCGGGCAGGTCTCCGACTTGCTCGCCTTCAACGGCGAAGATGTCCGGGAGGTCATTTCCAATGGCCGGACCTTTGATTATGAAGAAACCATCCAGCTGACCCAAGGCAATTGCCTCTGGTCCAACCGGTCGCGGCGCATGCTGACCATCGTTGAAGACACGGTCGGATCGCATGACTTCCTGCTGACTCCGTGCAGCGAGGATACTTTCCGCCATTTCTATCCCGACAAACCGGTGCATCGTGGATGTTTCGGTAATCTGGCAGAGGCGCTGGCGCCTTTCGGTGTTGAAAGGGATGCCATTCCCTGCGCGTTCAACGTGTTCATGAATGTTCCGGTCGAACAGGCAACGGGAAAGCTCGCGGTCCTGCCGCCGACCAGCAAGCCGGGCGACCGGCTGCGGTTGCAGGCGGAGATGGATCTGGTGATCGGACTGACGGCCTGTTCGGCCTATGCGTCCAATGGCGGGACGTTCAAGCCGATCGACTATCGGGTGGTGGCGGAAGGGGTGTAG
- a CDS encoding BrnA antitoxin family protein — MTKKSKETVEPWLEPEDRTEWTDDQFDRAAIWDGSKLVRPADGTLTKPGRPKLANPKQQVTLRLDKIVLEKFRATGAGWQTRINEELRKALNLYFRKTGYTPSATTR, encoded by the coding sequence ATGACGAAGAAATCAAAAGAAACAGTGGAACCCTGGCTTGAGCCTGAAGATCGGACGGAATGGACAGACGATCAGTTTGATCGGGCAGCCATTTGGGACGGCAGCAAACTGGTCCGCCCCGCCGACGGTACGCTCACCAAGCCGGGTCGACCGAAACTCGCAAATCCCAAGCAGCAGGTGACCCTGCGGCTGGATAAAATCGTTCTGGAGAAATTCAGGGCTACGGGTGCAGGCTGGCAAACGCGGATCAATGAGGAATTGCGCAAGGCGTTAAACCTCTACTTCCGCAAGACCGGCTACACCCCTTCCGCCACCACCCGATAG
- a CDS encoding IS5 family transposase (programmed frameshift), producing the protein MARFDLSDAEWSIIAPLLPNKPRGVARVDDRRVLNGIFYILRTGSPWRDLPARYGPYTTVYNRFNRWAKAGVWINIFNALAAGSPESMAFIDSSIIRAHQHSSGGKKGGPDHAIGLSRGGLSTKLHAVVDAEGLPIRLALSQGQISDHAAAAGLVASLKRLRHLVADRGYDARALVEQVEAMGATAHIPTQRNRKIQRSVAANIYRQRNLVERYFCKLKHFRRCATRFDKLARNFLATVALASTRLWLRFYESTT; encoded by the exons ATGGCACGATTTGATTTGAGTGATGCGGAGTGGTCGATTATCGCTCCGCTATTGCCCAACAAGCCGCGCGGCGTGGCGCGGGTGGATGACCGGCGGGTACTAAACGGTATTTTTTACATTTTGCGCACGGGCTCGCCCTGGCGGGACCTTCCGGCACGCTATGGCCCGTACACGACGGTCTACAATCGCTTCAACCGATGGGCGAAGGCTGGTGTTTGGATTAATATATTCAATGCCTTGGCAGCAGGTTCGCCAGAATCCATGGCATTTATCGACAGTTCCATCATTCGCGCTCACCAGCATTCCAGCGGTGGTAAAAAGGGGG GCCCGGATCACGCCATTGGTCTCTCTCGTGGGGGACTGAGTACCAAGCTGCATGCCGTGGTCGATGCCGAGGGCTTGCCAATCCGTCTCGCCCTGTCGCAAGGCCAGATATCCGATCATGCGGCCGCCGCCGGTCTGGTCGCCAGCCTGAAACGCCTACGCCATCTCGTCGCCGACCGGGGTTATGATGCCCGCGCCCTGGTCGAACAGGTCGAGGCCATGGGTGCCACAGCCCATATCCCAACCCAGCGCAATCGCAAGATACAACGCTCAGTCGCCGCGAACATATATCGTCAGCGCAATCTGGTCGAAAGATACTTCTGTAAACTCAAGCACTTCCGAAGATGTGCCACCCGCTTCGACAAGCTCGCCAGAAACTTCCTCGCCACCGTCGCACTCGCGTCAACCAGACTCTGGCTAAGATTTTATGAGTCCACGACCTAG
- a CDS encoding HEPN domain-containing protein, producing the protein MNIQSTRSPTYACVTGIAIADEKVLLSENCLISSIFVDTFSTTMMAFAPPALPAKHHPAPWVAVDEYKSFNARAQIELKNLTDFEDFSVEVALTIIVSMMRLRISAPIRIPILGNMPFNLMKDHSGTAKAKPFESFPSHVGVFKEQCHMLSASDIDWIKQAISTVVGLCRVNRFFRAFTTYEQAQWVPTTEIAIQLLWTAMETLLNLSAVSNKAKSLSAALADYVTDDRPSRDKAYQDIKKLYENRGKVVHSARNVENNDVFNTVNLAKVAFYRTVTRLCTHKGDSHSAIDVIHCL; encoded by the coding sequence ATGAATATTCAGTCGACTCGCTCCCCTACTTATGCCTGTGTAACAGGCATTGCGATCGCTGATGAGAAAGTTCTCCTCTCCGAGAACTGCCTAATCTCAAGCATTTTCGTTGACACCTTCAGTACTACTATGATGGCATTTGCACCGCCCGCACTACCCGCAAAACATCATCCCGCCCCATGGGTTGCTGTAGATGAATACAAATCATTCAACGCGCGAGCCCAAATAGAATTGAAAAACCTGACTGACTTCGAAGATTTTTCAGTGGAAGTCGCATTAACAATTATCGTGTCAATGATGAGGCTCAGAATTTCAGCTCCAATAAGAATTCCGATTTTGGGGAACATGCCATTCAATTTGATGAAGGATCATTCAGGAACAGCAAAAGCTAAGCCATTTGAAAGCTTTCCCAGTCACGTCGGCGTTTTCAAAGAACAATGTCATATGCTTTCTGCGAGTGATATTGATTGGATAAAACAAGCAATCTCCACGGTCGTAGGGCTGTGCCGAGTTAATAGATTTTTCCGAGCATTTACAACTTACGAGCAAGCTCAGTGGGTACCCACGACAGAAATAGCTATTCAACTGCTGTGGACTGCTATGGAAACTCTGCTCAATTTAAGCGCTGTTAGCAATAAAGCTAAATCACTTTCTGCCGCCTTAGCGGACTATGTTACAGATGATCGACCATCGCGAGACAAAGCCTATCAAGACATCAAAAAATTATATGAAAATCGCGGCAAAGTGGTGCATTCAGCCAGAAACGTGGAAAACAATGACGTCTTCAACACCGTAAATCTAGCGAAGGTCGCTTTCTATCGAACAGTGACTAGGTTGTGTACTCATAAAGGGGATTCCCATAGCGCAATAGATGTGATTCACTGTCTTTAG
- the smc gene encoding chromosome segregation protein SMC, which produces MQIKKLRLSGFKSFVDPTELRIEKGLTGVVGPNGCGKSNLLEAIRWVMGENSAKSMRGGGMEDVIFAGTQDRPERQFAEVALTAEREANDVSSLHAGDHDSELEIVRRIERGAGSAYRANGTDVRAKDIALIFADAATGAHSPALVSQGKISNIISSKPEARREMLEEAAGISGLHVRRKDAEQKLRAAEKNLARLDDILGDMEQRAANLRRQAKQAERYKKLSAEITLVEGRLIYARWKEAAAASDAAKAEAEAAEAKVVAAQNEQQAAVSAQNESAKALGLLRAEVQRVREEASESSHRLLTLTNERDNLKSRLLDLQAQAERIHEDNAREDQLTRDAMEALDRLEQDEKRLSTELTSLTGERPDLERAVERSERAASEAEVELAKAVAEEARIQAEIKVANAAVDAAQARHDRLAVELERLNAERAEMGDEAELKASLAEAVATREAAQSAADGSGGKIASLEEQRVAATAARDAAQSGLATLKAELAGLQSEHDALNRELSKAESTNKAIDQVKPAPGYERALAAALGDDLLASVGEDGDRFWGGADIAASADTPAGTERLLDRVQAPAELHNRLSQIFVADSDDGQLLSVGQRLVTRAGALRRWDGFVARDDGNASAERLVRANRLRELQQLLGPATDKVTAAETALAAQREAISSIETQLADARTARREAEEALRQALREADQAEEALAWLQKRTASLAERDAALKAENATALAELEAAQKERAGQPDGAAQESARAALQDQRDAARQQVMASQAALSGIDQKLAQVKEQKAVASAQIRSWQDRSGEAEARMKEMAKRGAMIEAEVENLADRPRVIEVEVTRLSEQQDALDVKVVEKDAALQAAELAQRDHEERLTQASEMLSQARELRAGAKARAENQDLRRMEMGRISSEKFECPAVMLPKKLEFDEDTVGDASGESTELERLTLSRERIGPVNLVAADELAELEGEWEISTKESQDLNEAIHQLRGSIGSLNREGRQRLLAAFEEVDRHFQRLFATLFNGGKAHLEMINSDDPLEAGLEIMAQPPGKKLTSLTLLSGGEQALTAVALIFGLFLTNPAPICVLDEVDAPLDDANIERFCDLLDKMVAETNTRYLIVTHNAVTMSRMHRLFGVTMMERGISQLVSVDLNAAEELLAAE; this is translated from the coding sequence GTGCAAATAAAGAAGCTCAGACTCTCGGGCTTCAAGAGCTTTGTCGACCCCACCGAGCTGCGCATTGAAAAAGGGCTGACCGGCGTGGTCGGCCCCAATGGTTGCGGCAAATCAAACCTTCTGGAAGCCATCCGCTGGGTGATGGGCGAGAATAGCGCCAAGTCGATGCGTGGCGGCGGCATGGAAGACGTCATTTTCGCCGGCACCCAGGACCGGCCCGAACGGCAATTTGCCGAAGTCGCGCTGACCGCCGAGCGGGAAGCCAATGACGTCTCTTCGCTCCACGCCGGAGATCATGACAGCGAGCTTGAGATTGTCCGCCGGATCGAGCGCGGTGCCGGCTCGGCCTATCGCGCCAACGGCACCGACGTCCGGGCCAAGGATATCGCGCTGATCTTCGCCGATGCCGCCACCGGCGCCCACAGCCCGGCGCTGGTCAGCCAGGGCAAGATTTCCAATATCATTTCCTCCAAGCCGGAGGCGCGGCGTGAAATGCTGGAGGAAGCGGCCGGCATTTCCGGCCTCCACGTCCGGCGGAAAGATGCCGAACAGAAATTGCGCGCAGCGGAAAAGAACCTGGCCCGTCTTGACGATATTCTCGGCGACATGGAGCAGCGTGCGGCCAATTTGCGGCGGCAGGCAAAGCAGGCGGAACGCTACAAGAAACTGAGCGCGGAAATCACGCTCGTCGAGGGCCGGCTGATCTACGCGCGCTGGAAAGAGGCCGCTGCCGCCTCCGACGCCGCCAAGGCGGAAGCCGAAGCCGCCGAAGCCAAGGTTGTCGCGGCACAGAATGAACAGCAGGCGGCCGTTTCCGCGCAAAATGAAAGCGCCAAGGCGCTCGGCCTGTTGCGCGCAGAGGTACAGCGGGTGCGCGAGGAAGCCAGCGAGTCCAGCCACCGGCTGCTGACCCTGACCAACGAACGCGACAATCTGAAATCGCGACTGCTCGACCTGCAGGCGCAGGCCGAGCGGATTCACGAGGACAATGCCCGGGAAGACCAACTGACCCGCGATGCGATGGAAGCGCTGGACCGGCTGGAACAGGACGAGAAACGCCTGTCGACCGAGCTCACCAGTCTCACCGGCGAGCGCCCCGATCTCGAACGCGCGGTCGAACGATCCGAACGCGCAGCCAGCGAGGCGGAGGTCGAATTGGCCAAGGCAGTGGCCGAGGAAGCGCGCATTCAGGCGGAAATAAAGGTCGCCAATGCCGCCGTCGATGCCGCGCAGGCGCGCCACGACCGGCTGGCAGTGGAACTCGAGCGGCTGAACGCCGAACGCGCCGAAATGGGCGACGAAGCGGAGCTCAAGGCAAGTCTTGCCGAGGCGGTTGCGACACGGGAAGCCGCTCAGTCTGCGGCAGACGGCAGCGGCGGCAAGATTGCCTCGCTGGAAGAGCAGCGGGTAGCAGCCACCGCGGCCCGCGATGCCGCGCAATCCGGTCTTGCCACGCTGAAGGCCGAATTGGCCGGGCTGCAATCCGAACATGACGCCCTGAACCGCGAACTGTCCAAGGCTGAAAGCACCAACAAGGCGATTGATCAGGTCAAGCCGGCACCGGGCTATGAACGCGCGCTGGCAGCGGCGCTGGGCGACGATCTGCTGGCGTCGGTGGGCGAAGATGGCGACCGCTTCTGGGGCGGCGCCGATATCGCCGCTTCCGCAGACACGCCCGCCGGAACCGAGAGACTGCTCGACCGGGTGCAGGCCCCGGCCGAATTGCACAATCGCCTGTCGCAGATATTTGTTGCGGACAGCGATGACGGCCAGCTGCTTTCGGTCGGCCAGCGGCTGGTCACCAGAGCGGGCGCGCTGCGCCGCTGGGACGGCTTTGTCGCGCGCGACGACGGTAATGCGAGCGCCGAGCGGCTGGTCCGCGCGAACCGGCTGCGCGAATTGCAGCAACTGCTGGGACCGGCAACCGACAAGGTGACCGCAGCGGAAACCGCTCTGGCCGCGCAACGCGAAGCAATATCGTCTATCGAAACACAACTGGCAGACGCACGGACCGCGCGACGCGAAGCGGAAGAAGCCCTGCGTCAGGCCCTGCGCGAAGCCGATCAGGCCGAAGAAGCGCTGGCCTGGTTACAGAAACGCACCGCCAGCCTCGCCGAACGCGACGCCGCGCTGAAAGCGGAAAATGCGACCGCTCTCGCCGAGCTGGAGGCCGCACAAAAAGAACGCGCCGGCCAGCCCGATGGCGCGGCACAGGAAAGCGCGCGGGCAGCCCTGCAGGACCAGCGCGACGCCGCACGGCAACAGGTCATGGCCTCGCAGGCAGCGCTGTCGGGGATCGACCAGAAACTGGCGCAGGTGAAGGAACAGAAAGCCGTCGCCAGCGCGCAGATCCGATCCTGGCAGGATCGCTCGGGAGAAGCCGAGGCGCGGATGAAGGAAATGGCCAAGCGCGGCGCAATGATCGAGGCGGAAGTAGAGAATCTCGCCGACCGCCCGCGGGTGATCGAGGTCGAAGTTACCAGGCTGTCGGAACAGCAGGATGCGCTCGACGTGAAGGTCGTCGAAAAGGATGCCGCGTTGCAGGCCGCCGAACTCGCGCAGCGCGATCACGAGGAGCGGCTCACCCAGGCCAGCGAAATGTTGAGTCAGGCCCGCGAATTGCGTGCCGGTGCAAAGGCGCGCGCCGAGAACCAGGATTTGCGCCGGATGGAAATGGGGCGGATCTCCTCCGAGAAATTCGAATGCCCCGCCGTCATGCTACCCAAAAAGCTGGAATTTGACGAGGACACCGTAGGCGATGCATCCGGGGAATCGACAGAACTCGAACGGCTGACCCTCAGCCGCGAACGGATCGGACCGGTCAATCTGGTGGCGGCCGACGAACTGGCGGAACTCGAGGGCGAGTGGGAAATTTCGACGAAGGAAAGCCAGGACCTGAACGAGGCGATCCACCAGTTGCGCGGCTCGATCGGCAGCCTCAACCGGGAGGGCCGCCAGCGCCTGCTCGCGGCCTTCGAGGAAGTCGACCGACATTTCCAGCGGCTGTTTGCGACATTGTTCAACGGCGGCAAGGCGCATCTGGAAATGATCAACAGCGACGATCCGCTGGAAGCCGGGCTGGAAATCATGGCGCAACCACCGGGCAAGAAGCTGACCTCGCTGACCTTGCTGTCTGGCGGCGAACAGGCCTTGACCGCTGTGGCACTCATTTTTGGCCTGTTCCTGACCAACCCCGCGCCAATCTGCGTGCTGGACGAGGTCGACGCGCCGCTGGATGACGCCAATATCGAGCGTTTCTGCGACCTGCTCGACAAGATGGTGGCCGAGACCAATACCCGCTATCTGATCGTTACCCATAATGCCGTAACCATGAGCCGCATGCACCGCCTGTTCGGCGTGACGATGATGGAGCGCGGGATCAGCCAGCTGGTCTCGGTCGACCTGAACGCGGCAGAAGAATTGCTGGCGGCGGAATGA
- a CDS encoding thioredoxin domain-containing protein, with product MRTFNYIAPVALALALAACGEASEGEAGASTSGSIEAVEAPAGQKWSETVSKTEAGGIVMGNPDAPLKLVEYMSITCSHCKDFGEQAFAPLRDTYVESGRVSFEIRNFVRDPLDLSAAILSRCGGETPFFPLTEQALSNQTAMFEKAQAMGDATYNDILASAPETRFVRLAEQLGLIAFFQQRGISEDQAKACLANTATAEALMNDTQKAVEEYDIQGTPTFLLNGQKIDGTNWVAVESKLKEAGAR from the coding sequence ATGCGCACATTCAACTATATCGCTCCCGTGGCTCTCGCGCTGGCTCTGGCCGCATGCGGCGAAGCAAGTGAAGGCGAGGCAGGGGCAAGCACCTCCGGTTCGATCGAAGCCGTCGAGGCTCCGGCCGGACAAAAATGGTCTGAAACGGTATCGAAAACCGAAGCTGGCGGCATCGTCATGGGCAATCCCGATGCGCCGCTCAAGCTGGTCGAATATATGTCGATCACCTGCTCGCACTGCAAGGATTTCGGCGAACAGGCCTTTGCTCCCTTGCGCGACACTTATGTCGAGAGCGGCCGGGTCAGTTTCGAAATCCGCAATTTTGTCCGCGATCCGCTGGATCTGTCGGCGGCCATCCTGTCCCGCTGCGGTGGCGAGACCCCGTTTTTCCCGCTGACCGAACAGGCCCTGAGCAATCAGACCGCCATGTTCGAAAAAGCGCAGGCGATGGGAGACGCCACCTATAATGATATCCTGGCATCCGCTCCGGAAACGCGATTTGTCCGTCTCGCCGAACAGCTTGGCCTGATCGCCTTTTTCCAGCAGCGCGGCATTTCCGAAGATCAGGCGAAGGCCTGCCTTGCCAACACGGCGACGGCCGAAGCGCTGATGAATGACACGCAGAAAGCGGTCGAGGAATATGATATCCAGGGCACCCCGACATTCCTGCTCAACGGGCAGAAGATCGACGGCACCAACTGGGTCGCTGTGGAAAGCAAATTAAAGGAAGCGGGCGCCCGGTAG
- a CDS encoding thioredoxin domain-containing protein: MKYRSAYLASALAASVVMVAPAAAQQTDWTKRVTQSSMGGHVMGNPLARHKLTEYMSYTCNHCAAFEQESHSPLTTKYIKKGHVSFEVRNLILNPIDLTAAMLARCGGRTKFFGNHRALLLQQSTWLKKFQSASPEVMKTINDGTVPQRLKKIAAAAGLDTLMKGRGFTAPQIDACLADKTEQDKILAMTEYATTTLKLTGTPSFTLADQPLAKVHSWTALQPKLAGLPQ; the protein is encoded by the coding sequence ATGAAGTATAGAAGCGCGTATCTTGCTTCGGCATTGGCAGCATCGGTTGTGATGGTCGCGCCGGCTGCGGCGCAGCAGACCGACTGGACCAAGCGGGTGACCCAGTCGAGCATGGGCGGCCATGTCATGGGCAATCCTCTCGCCCGGCACAAGCTGACCGAATATATGAGCTATACCTGCAATCACTGCGCCGCCTTTGAGCAGGAATCGCACAGCCCCCTGACCACCAAATATATCAAAAAGGGCCATGTCAGCTTCGAGGTTCGCAACCTGATACTCAACCCCATTGACCTGACCGCGGCCATGCTGGCCCGTTGCGGCGGCCGCACGAAATTTTTCGGTAATCACCGGGCCTTGCTTCTCCAGCAATCGACCTGGCTGAAGAAATTCCAGTCGGCATCGCCCGAAGTGATGAAGACGATCAACGACGGTACCGTTCCACAGCGGCTGAAGAAAATTGCGGCCGCTGCCGGTCTTGACACGCTGATGAAAGGCCGGGGTTTCACCGCGCCGCAGATCGACGCCTGTCTTGCGGACAAGACCGAACAGGACAAGATATTGGCGATGACGGAATATGCCACGACAACGCTCAAGCTGACCGGTACCCCGAGCTTCACGCTAGCCGACCAGCCGCTTGCCAAAGTCCACAGCTGGACAGCATTGCAGCCGAAATTGGCGGGCCTTCCGCAATAG
- a CDS encoding DUF721 domain-containing protein — protein MAKKIDNIGSEKAKSAENGKPVSKKSPKKAAKKPAAKAYQKYQRPRGGPAKSISDLVPEIGRAAFRRYGFIQSSVVSRWAEIVGERYAAVSLPESIRFPRGEKEGGTLHLLVGGAYATMMQHIAPDIIERVNRFFGYGAVSQIRFRQGVVTPKKDKEKRVPLPASLKPAPIQLGENLRDIGDAELNRVLESLASAVAKAEANPKKEAQQSIRIIGKIGGGDKKRDPT, from the coding sequence ATGGCGAAGAAAATTGACAATATTGGATCTGAAAAGGCGAAAAGCGCCGAAAACGGTAAGCCCGTGTCCAAAAAATCGCCGAAAAAGGCCGCAAAAAAGCCGGCCGCCAAGGCATATCAGAAATACCAGCGCCCGCGCGGCGGTCCGGCGAAAAGCATATCTGACCTGGTGCCCGAAATCGGCCGCGCCGCCTTTCGCCGTTACGGCTTCATCCAGAGCTCGGTGGTCAGCCGCTGGGCCGAGATTGTCGGCGAACGCTATGCCGCCGTCTCGCTGCCCGAATCGATCCGCTTTCCGCGCGGCGAAAAGGAGGGCGGCACGCTGCATCTGCTGGTCGGCGGCGCCTATGCGACGATGATGCAGCATATCGCGCCGGACATTATCGAACGGGTAAACCGCTTCTTCGGCTATGGCGCTGTCAGTCAGATAAGATTCAGACAAGGCGTCGTAACACCCAAGAAAGACAAGGAAAAAAGGGTCCCCCTGCCCGCTTCGCTGAAGCCCGCACCCATCCAGCTGGGCGAAAATTTGCGCGATATCGGCGACGCGGAACTGAACCGGGTGCTGGAGTCCCTCGCATCGGCAGTTGCAAAGGCGGAAGCGAACCCTAAGAAAGAAGCGCAGCAAAGCATCAGGATCATCGGCAAGATCGGTGGCGGCGACAAGAAAAGGGACCCGACATGA
- a CDS encoding A/G-specific adenine glycosylase, with the protein MAVDSFPAKARKISANIGAHYVDKARKLPWRSPPGSNLPDPYHVWLSEVMLQQTTVAAVKSYFEKFTTRWPTVQDLAKADEADVMAAWAGLGYYARARNLRKCAVYITDNKDGLFPQKESELLELPGVGAYTAAAIAAIAFGERAVVVDANIERLVARLFAIDTPLPKGKAEIRAAMDAITPRHGAGDFAQACMDIGATICTAKNPKCEICPVQDQCAAFALGNVEAFPVKPPKKAKPVRRARFFWIEQRGRILLATRPPKGMLGGMRALPDDGWAAGKDGHATPPMAGEWKVHDNIVQHSFTHFSLEVDLAVYQDEKIVTNKDDNIWWALDDIAEAGLPTLYAKAVKWKMKEEK; encoded by the coding sequence ATGGCCGTCGATAGCTTCCCCGCCAAAGCACGTAAAATTTCTGCCAATATCGGTGCACATTATGTGGATAAGGCGCGAAAGCTGCCCTGGCGTTCGCCGCCGGGGAGCAATTTGCCCGATCCCTATCATGTCTGGCTGTCCGAAGTCATGCTGCAGCAGACGACGGTCGCGGCGGTCAAAAGCTATTTCGAGAAATTCACCACGCGCTGGCCGACGGTACAGGACCTGGCGAAGGCCGATGAAGCGGATGTCATGGCCGCCTGGGCCGGCCTCGGCTATTATGCTAGGGCGCGAAATCTTCGCAAATGTGCGGTATATATCACTGATAATAAAGACGGACTCTTTCCTCAGAAAGAGTCTGAACTTCTGGAGCTACCCGGTGTCGGCGCCTATACGGCGGCGGCAATCGCCGCGATTGCCTTTGGCGAACGGGCGGTGGTGGTGGACGCGAATATCGAGCGGCTGGTGGCGCGGCTGTTCGCCATCGACACGCCACTGCCGAAGGGCAAGGCGGAAATTCGCGCGGCGATGGATGCGATCACGCCGCGCCATGGCGCCGGTGATTTTGCCCAGGCCTGTATGGACATCGGCGCCACGATCTGCACCGCGAAAAACCCGAAATGCGAAATCTGTCCGGTGCAGGATCAATGCGCCGCCTTTGCGCTCGGCAATGTGGAGGCCTTTCCGGTCAAACCGCCGAAGAAAGCCAAGCCGGTCCGCCGCGCCCGCTTTTTCTGGATCGAGCAGCGGGGCCGGATATTGCTCGCCACTCGTCCGCCGAAAGGGATGCTCGGCGGCATGCGGGCGCTGCCCGACGACGGCTGGGCTGCGGGCAAGGACGGTCATGCGACACCGCCGATGGCGGGTGAATGGAAAGTGCACGATAATATCGTTCAGCACAGCTTCACCCATTTTTCGCTCGAAGTGGATTTGGCGGTTTATCAGGACGAGAAAATCGTTACTAACAAGGATGACAATATCTGGTGGGCGCTGGATGATATAGCGGAGGCGGGATTGCCAACCCTTTATGCCAAGGCCGTAAAATGGAAAATGAAGGAAGAAAAATGA
- a CDS encoding serine hydrolase domain-containing protein, which produces MTADRLATSSLGPSFSRRSVLGGIGAGAFLTGMPSIALAREAANNFPGLTKIINHYVAEKKVAGMMAMIGFGQQAPEVIAAGSLKLGGDRPVGPDTLWRMYSQTKPVTGMATMMLIEDGLLTLDQPLSDIFPDFADMQVLTEPEGPIENTVAAVRPITIRQLLTHTAGLGYTIISKGPIQKAYLDAGLTPGRVSRNPIPGFDRSAPTPDIMTFMQRLATMPLVYQPGTKWSYSLSHDVLSAVIEKVSGKPLDQFLEERMFGPLGMNSIFYQVPADRAADLADNYAPFAGALIPIDPGATSIYLDKPPFAFGSTGLVGTAGDYDKFLQMILGFGTAGGVQVMKPETVKLGISNLLPETASTAGTWVANHGFGAGGRSGLGTAVSPAGSFGWGGAAGTSAFVDTVRGLRAGGYTQYIPSNSYPFQSDFPKYVYADLIGAEQAGAGKTSP; this is translated from the coding sequence ATGACCGCTGACAGACTCGCAACATCTTCACTTGGGCCATCTTTCTCCCGGCGCTCCGTGCTCGGCGGAATCGGTGCCGGCGCGTTTCTTACCGGCATGCCAAGCATTGCCCTTGCCCGCGAAGCGGCGAACAATTTCCCGGGCCTGACCAAGATCATCAACCACTATGTTGCGGAAAAGAAAGTCGCCGGCATGATGGCGATGATCGGTTTTGGTCAGCAGGCGCCGGAGGTCATTGCCGCCGGGTCGCTGAAACTGGGCGGCGACAGGCCGGTCGGTCCCGACACATTATGGCGGATGTATTCGCAGACCAAGCCGGTGACCGGCATGGCGACGATGATGCTGATCGAGGATGGACTGCTTACGCTGGACCAGCCGCTGTCCGACATCTTCCCCGATTTCGCCGATATGCAGGTACTGACCGAACCGGAAGGCCCGATTGAAAATACGGTGGCGGCGGTGCGCCCGATCACGATCCGGCAACTGCTGACCCATACGGCCGGTCTGGGTTATACGATCATTTCGAAGGGCCCGATCCAGAAAGCCTATCTCGATGCGGGTCTGACGCCCGGTCGCGTCAGCCGCAATCCGATTCCCGGCTTCGACCGCAGCGCGCCGACGCCCGATATCATGACCTTCATGCAGCGCCTCGCCACCATGCCGCTGGTCTATCAGCCGGGCACCAAATGGAGCTATTCGCTGAGCCATGACGTGCTGAGCGCGGTGATCGAGAAAGTTTCCGGCAAGCCGCTCGACCAGTTTCTTGAGGAACGGATGTTCGGACCCCTGGGCATGAACAGCATATTCTATCAGGTCCCCGCCGACCGCGCCGCCGATCTGGCCGACAATTATGCGCCGTTTGCAGGGGCGCTGATCCCCATCGATCCGGGCGCGACCAGCATCTACCTCGACAAGCCGCCCTTTGCCTTTGGCAGCACGGGTCTGGTCGGAACCGCCGGCGACTATGACAAGTTTCTGCAAATGATCCTGGGCTTCGGCACCGCCGGTGGCGTGCAGGTGATGAAACCGGAAACGGTCAAGCTCGGCATTTCCAATCTGCTGCCCGAAACCGCCAGCACGGCGGGGACCTGGGTTGCCAATCACGGCTTTGGCGCGGGCGGACGCTCCGGCCTTGGCACCGCCGTCAGCCCGGCTGGCAGTTTCGGCTGGGGCGGCGCAGCCGGCACATCGGCTTTTGTCGACACGGTGCGTGGTCTGCGGGCTGGCGGCTATACCCAATATATCCCGTCGAACAGCTATCCCTTCCAGTCGGATTTCCCGAAATATGTCTATGCAGACCTGATCGGCGCGGAACAGGCAGGAGCGGGCAAGACCAGTCCCTGA